One region of Deltaproteobacteria bacterium genomic DNA includes:
- a CDS encoding thiamine pyrophosphate-dependent dehydrogenase E1 component subunit alpha codes for MLPAIPKEPLLDQCRRMLLIRHFEERLIGLHHEGRFRGHYHVYIGQEATGVPAISLLRADDLLFSTHRNHGHILARGGDPGRLLAEILGRRDGYNRGKGGSFHTSPRELGFLQCSGVVGGILPLGAGAAYAAKSRGAGQVAVCLFGDGALEEGAIPETFNLASLWKLPVLFLCENNGKYGAGNAVGAAQSSTMAAYPLTDLPKAYKIPAVQVDGTDAGVVHETLRENIDAIRSGEGPRFIETLTVRWPGSETNWPVVKAPTTVDLAWDVSGAPEDVRGWYRDSDPVLRFMRELVENGQASRDELEAINRSVVEQIAEAVDFAFDSPYPDLAEAETDVFV; via the coding sequence ATGCTCCCCGCCATACCCAAGGAACCATTGTTGGACCAGTGCCGGAGGATGCTGCTCATCCGGCACTTCGAGGAACGGCTCATCGGACTGCACCACGAGGGGCGCTTCCGCGGCCACTACCACGTCTACATCGGCCAGGAAGCCACCGGGGTGCCGGCGATATCGCTGCTCCGAGCCGACGACCTCTTGTTCTCCACCCACCGGAACCACGGCCACATCCTGGCGCGGGGCGGCGACCCCGGGCGGCTCCTGGCGGAGATCCTGGGACGGCGCGACGGCTACAACCGGGGCAAAGGCGGCTCGTTCCACACGAGCCCGCGCGAGTTGGGATTCCTCCAGTGTTCGGGAGTGGTGGGCGGCATCCTGCCGCTGGGGGCCGGTGCCGCCTACGCGGCCAAGAGCCGGGGCGCCGGACAGGTCGCCGTGTGCCTGTTCGGCGACGGCGCGCTGGAGGAAGGCGCCATCCCGGAAACCTTCAACCTGGCGTCGTTGTGGAAACTGCCGGTGCTGTTCCTGTGCGAGAACAACGGCAAGTACGGCGCGGGCAACGCCGTGGGCGCGGCCCAGTCGTCCACCATGGCGGCCTACCCGCTCACCGATCTGCCCAAGGCCTACAAGATTCCCGCGGTACAGGTGGATGGCACCGACGCCGGCGTGGTGCACGAAACACTGCGCGAGAACATCGACGCGATCCGTTCCGGCGAGGGCCCGCGCTTCATCGAGACCCTGACGGTGCGCTGGCCGGGCAGCGAGACCAACTGGCCGGTGGTGAAGGCACCCACCACGGTGGATTTGGCCTGGGACGTGTCCGGCGCGCCCGAGGACGTGCGCGGCTGGTATCGAGACAGCGATCCTGTGCTCCGGTTCATGCGCGAACTGGTGGAGAACGGGCAGGCGAGCCGGGATGAACTGGAGGCAATCAACCGGTCGGTGGTAGAGCAGATCGCCGAGGCCGTGGACTTCGCTTTCGACAGCCCCTACCCCGATCTTGCTGAAGCCGAGACCGACGTGTTCGTGTAA
- a CDS encoding MFS transporter has translation MEPSGSRSSERWARRLNYLAGACVSSSMSAAVTYVPLYMKSLGSSYFLSGLPLGVRAIGRFAFDAAAIVVAGRGVRPQMVLALGVTFTGLALLACALFPSAYPVTAAFFFIGAGVAWVQIALRQIVFEGAPAGRRGRALGILSLFLASGPIVGIALGGFVSEHLGYRVLFALGAGAVLWLPLLLVRLTPREKKPEGREGSLHGRVIREILRTPGAGLLCASSFFSLFYQPARALALAFYATESLGLSLSSYGIMRGISQLGNVNGRFFGGLWTDRSGVGACLAAGYFISAAGYALVPWTTDFWSLLVVHTAVGAGAGMVNLAGQVGILSLFPSSMRGQAMALHRAVGDVGLFLGPMVVTAGLDAFGFFPVFMGLAAAPLVFGLWTVLGRALPRANALPDP, from the coding sequence GTGGAACCCAGCGGCTCCCGGAGCAGTGAGCGTTGGGCGCGGCGGCTCAACTATCTGGCCGGTGCCTGCGTCTCCAGTTCCATGAGCGCGGCCGTCACCTACGTGCCGCTCTACATGAAGAGCCTGGGCTCTTCGTACTTCCTCAGCGGGCTCCCCCTGGGAGTGCGGGCCATCGGCCGCTTCGCCTTCGACGCCGCGGCCATCGTCGTGGCCGGGCGAGGGGTTCGCCCGCAGATGGTCCTTGCGCTGGGGGTCACCTTCACCGGTCTGGCGCTGCTGGCTTGTGCTTTGTTCCCCAGCGCCTATCCCGTCACCGCGGCGTTCTTTTTCATCGGCGCCGGCGTGGCGTGGGTGCAGATTGCGCTGCGGCAGATCGTGTTCGAGGGCGCGCCGGCGGGCCGGCGAGGACGCGCCCTTGGAATTCTGAGCCTCTTCCTCGCCTCGGGCCCCATCGTGGGCATAGCGCTCGGCGGCTTCGTCTCCGAGCATCTGGGATACCGCGTGCTGTTCGCCTTGGGGGCGGGTGCCGTTCTGTGGCTGCCGCTGCTGCTGGTGCGGCTCACGCCGCGCGAGAAGAAGCCCGAAGGCCGGGAGGGGTCGCTGCACGGGCGCGTGATCCGGGAGATCCTGCGCACCCCCGGCGCGGGGCTGCTGTGCGCCTCGAGTTTCTTCTCCCTCTTCTACCAGCCGGCGCGGGCGCTGGCGCTGGCGTTCTACGCCACCGAGTCCCTGGGCCTGTCGCTCAGCTCCTACGGCATCATGCGCGGCATCAGCCAGCTCGGCAACGTGAACGGGCGTTTCTTCGGCGGACTGTGGACCGACCGCTCGGGCGTCGGCGCGTGCCTGGCCGCCGGCTACTTCATCTCGGCGGCGGGCTACGCGCTGGTGCCGTGGACGACGGACTTCTGGTCGCTCCTGGTCGTGCACACCGCCGTGGGTGCCGGCGCCGGCATGGTGAACCTCGCGGGCCAGGTGGGGATACTGTCGCTGTTCCCGTCTTCCATGCGCGGGCAGGCCATGGCGCTCCACCGCGCGGTGGGGGACGTGGGACTGTTCCTGGGCCCCATGGTCGTCACCGCCGGCCTGGACGCCTTCGGCTTCTTCCCGGTGTTCATGGGCCTGGCGGCGGCGCCGCTGGTGTTCGGACTGTGGACGGTGCTGGGAAGGGCGCTGCCGCGCGCGAATGCGTTGCCGGACCCTTAA
- a CDS encoding 3-oxoacyl-ACP reductase FabG: MTLEEKVAVITGGGQGLGRAITLALARAGAKAVVADMNPDTAEAVAAEVADAGGQALAVQVDVADESSVAALRERALDRFGRVDILAANAGLYPRSMVVDMPEEEWDRVLDVNVGGQFLCARAFAPGMKQQGSGRIICTASSIAYKGAAGHSHYAASKAATLGFVRGLARELAPHGITVNAVAPGTANTAMPRQHRSEESLRQRGAQTPLGRIAEPEDIANTVAFLASDAAAYITGQTLVVNGGDFMI, encoded by the coding sequence ATGACGCTTGAGGAGAAGGTCGCCGTCATTACGGGCGGCGGACAGGGCCTGGGCCGGGCCATCACTCTGGCGCTGGCGCGCGCGGGTGCGAAGGCGGTCGTGGCCGACATGAACCCGGACACCGCCGAGGCGGTTGCCGCCGAGGTCGCGGACGCCGGCGGTCAGGCGCTGGCGGTACAGGTGGACGTGGCCGACGAAAGCTCGGTGGCCGCGTTGCGGGAACGCGCCCTGGACCGCTTCGGACGCGTGGACATCCTGGCGGCCAACGCCGGCCTGTATCCGCGTTCCATGGTGGTGGACATGCCCGAGGAAGAGTGGGACCGGGTGCTGGACGTCAACGTGGGCGGTCAGTTCCTGTGCGCCCGGGCGTTCGCGCCGGGGATGAAGCAGCAGGGCAGCGGGCGGATCATCTGCACGGCGTCGTCCATCGCCTACAAGGGCGCCGCCGGCCACTCCCACTACGCCGCGTCCAAGGCCGCCACGCTCGGTTTCGTGCGCGGGCTGGCCCGTGAGCTGGCGCCCCACGGCATCACCGTGAACGCGGTGGCGCCGGGGACCGCCAACACCGCCATGCCGCGCCAGCACCGCTCCGAGGAATCACTGCGGCAGCGGGGCGCCCAAACGCCGCTGGGCCGCATCGCGGAACCGGAGGACATCGCCAACACGGTAGCTTTTCTCGCAAGCGACGCGGCCGCCTACATCACCGGACAGACCCTGGTCGTCAACGGCGGAGACTTCATGATTTGA
- a CDS encoding AraC family transcriptional regulator: MPDVLLEKLSLAAGGGGFHLPRLTLGVFLNDQPTHRIAVGSDRRSHRPLTTHQGWVLPAGSAGICEYDEALDVMTIAFEETLLAEVGLERPELIEPTTGSFDPLTLQLILGAETFLAAGTLYRETMSRALAAQLARSLNPERSAVADIEDRRLKRVIAHLEDNLGEDLSLKDLARVAAMSPYHFARAFKAATGASPLQYVINARIDRAKVLLKTTRLTVSEIAFRTGYADPGCFGRHFRNRVGVTPGAFRQG; encoded by the coding sequence ATGCCCGACGTCCTCCTGGAAAAGTTGTCACTGGCGGCGGGCGGAGGAGGCTTCCATCTTCCGCGTCTCACGCTGGGCGTGTTCCTGAACGACCAGCCGACGCACCGGATTGCTGTCGGCTCGGACCGCCGATCCCATCGCCCGCTGACGACGCACCAGGGCTGGGTGCTCCCCGCGGGCAGCGCGGGCATCTGCGAGTACGACGAGGCGCTCGATGTGATGACGATCGCGTTCGAGGAAACGCTGCTCGCCGAGGTCGGCCTGGAAAGACCGGAACTTATCGAGCCGACCACCGGATCGTTCGATCCGCTCACCCTGCAGCTGATCCTGGGTGCCGAGACTTTCCTTGCGGCGGGAACACTCTACCGAGAGACGATGTCGCGGGCGCTGGCCGCCCAGTTGGCGCGATCGCTCAACCCCGAGCGATCAGCGGTGGCGGATATCGAGGACCGGCGTCTGAAGCGGGTGATTGCCCATCTCGAGGACAATCTTGGTGAAGATCTGTCCTTGAAGGACCTGGCCCGTGTCGCGGCAATGAGCCCTTACCATTTCGCCCGGGCGTTCAAGGCGGCCACGGGTGCGTCGCCTTTGCAATACGTGATCAACGCCAGAATCGACCGGGCCAAGGTTCTGCTCAAGACTACCAGGCTGACCGTTTCCGAGATCGCCTTTCGCACGGGATACGCGGATCCCGGCTGCTTCGGCCGGCACTTCAGGAATCGGGTCGGGGTGACGCCAGGCGCGTTTCGCCAGGGCTGA
- a CDS encoding thiolase family protein, which translates to MLRRKVCLVGYGSTEYSRKSDRPLLSYYAEAMQNAMAQTGVTKKEIHGFSMVTQASPDYSPYVAEQLGLELDWVLNGDCGGAGAVCAIRRAADAIEAGYLDLAFIVAGNAFDKNVAHQRVLEYQRANYVDVYGYGGPNTLFALVQRRHMEEYGTTLEQIGKIAVSQRFNAGPNPQALLRTPMTIEDYLNSRLISDPIRLFDCVMPCSGGECVVVASEERAKQITDKPVYLVTDAEKIGFQASNMLPDKTVTGMSVVGERLFSEMSRDNIDLLAIYDDYPIAVMMQLEDLGYCAKGQGGPFVDDHDLTFAGDFPVNTGGGEISVGQAGLAGGMLHVVEALRQLRGEAGDRQVNAAQTALVTGIGWLSYARNLNTTAALILERRS; encoded by the coding sequence ATGCTGAGAAGGAAGGTATGTCTCGTCGGCTACGGCTCGACGGAATACTCGCGCAAGTCCGACCGGCCGCTGTTGTCGTACTACGCCGAGGCCATGCAGAACGCCATGGCCCAGACCGGTGTCACCAAGAAGGAGATCCACGGCTTCTCCATGGTGACCCAGGCGAGTCCCGACTACTCGCCGTACGTGGCCGAGCAGTTGGGTCTGGAGCTCGACTGGGTGCTCAATGGCGACTGCGGCGGCGCCGGCGCCGTGTGCGCCATCCGGCGCGCGGCGGACGCCATCGAGGCCGGTTACCTGGATCTGGCTTTCATCGTCGCCGGCAACGCCTTCGACAAGAACGTCGCCCATCAGCGGGTGCTGGAATACCAGCGGGCCAACTACGTGGACGTGTACGGCTACGGCGGCCCCAACACGCTGTTCGCGCTGGTGCAGCGCCGCCACATGGAGGAATACGGCACCACCCTGGAGCAGATCGGCAAGATCGCCGTGAGCCAGCGCTTCAACGCCGGCCCCAATCCCCAAGCGCTCCTGCGCACTCCCATGACCATCGAGGACTACCTGAACTCGCGCCTGATCTCCGATCCCATACGGCTGTTCGATTGCGTGATGCCGTGCTCCGGCGGCGAGTGCGTCGTGGTTGCTTCCGAGGAGCGCGCCAAGCAGATCACCGACAAGCCGGTGTACCTGGTGACGGACGCCGAGAAGATCGGCTTTCAGGCCTCGAACATGCTGCCGGACAAGACCGTCACCGGCATGAGCGTGGTGGGCGAGCGCCTGTTCTCGGAGATGAGCCGGGACAACATCGACCTCCTGGCCATCTACGACGACTATCCCATCGCGGTCATGATGCAGCTCGAGGACCTGGGCTACTGCGCCAAGGGGCAGGGCGGCCCGTTCGTCGACGATCACGACCTCACCTTCGCCGGCGACTTTCCCGTCAACACCGGCGGCGGCGAGATCTCGGTGGGGCAGGCGGGGTTGGCCGGCGGCATGCTGCACGTGGTGGAAGCGCTGCGGCAGTTGCGCGGCGAGGCCGGCGACCGGCAGGTCAACGCGGCGCAGACCGCGCTGGTCACGGGCATCGGCTGGCTGTCCTACGCGCGCAATCTCAACACCACCGCGGCGCTGATCCTGGAGAGGAGGTCCTGA
- a CDS encoding LLM class flavin-dependent oxidoreductase, giving the protein MADGHIPCGIEIPQVFIGGPVDTDHIKKFVARAEQLDYDSLWTQERILSNFSMLEPVTLMTYVAAATSRLRIGASVLLTVLRNPLQLAKSLASLDQLSGGRIVPGIGLGGVRGRMWPEPETVFGYPSEHRVTRFVEGIKVMQALWSQERVTFEGRFWNFTDVAMEPKPLQQPFPLWFGGHAEPALRRAVTYGAGWMGAGSSGTDRFVKEHGRIVRLLDEAKRDPATFAISKRVYLAVDDDRDRAERRLREFFGVRYRNADMASQVCVWGGRQEVIDKLNEVVGYGARHLLLNPAFDEMEHLDLLAEDVVPHLG; this is encoded by the coding sequence ATGGCAGACGGCCACATCCCCTGCGGCATCGAGATCCCCCAGGTGTTCATCGGCGGCCCCGTGGACACCGACCACATCAAGAAGTTCGTGGCCCGGGCGGAGCAACTGGACTACGACAGCCTGTGGACCCAGGAGCGCATCCTCAGCAACTTCTCCATGCTGGAGCCGGTCACCCTGATGACCTATGTGGCCGCGGCCACCTCCCGCCTCAGGATCGGCGCCTCGGTGCTGCTCACCGTGCTGCGCAACCCGTTGCAGCTCGCCAAGAGCCTGGCGAGCCTGGACCAGTTGAGCGGCGGGCGCATCGTGCCCGGCATCGGCCTCGGAGGGGTGCGCGGGCGCATGTGGCCGGAGCCCGAGACGGTCTTCGGCTACCCTTCCGAGCACCGCGTCACCCGCTTCGTGGAAGGCATCAAGGTCATGCAGGCGCTGTGGAGCCAGGAGCGGGTCACCTTCGAAGGGCGGTTCTGGAACTTCACCGACGTGGCCATGGAGCCCAAGCCGCTGCAGCAGCCCTTTCCGCTCTGGTTCGGCGGCCACGCCGAGCCCGCGCTGCGCCGGGCCGTGACCTACGGCGCCGGCTGGATGGGCGCGGGGTCCTCGGGCACCGACCGCTTCGTCAAGGAGCACGGACGCATCGTGCGCCTGCTGGACGAGGCCAAGCGGGACCCGGCCACCTTCGCCATCTCCAAGCGCGTCTACCTCGCCGTGGACGACGACCGCGACCGGGCGGAACGGCGCCTGCGCGAGTTCTTTGGCGTACGCTACCGCAACGCCGACATGGCTTCCCAGGTGTGTGTGTGGGGCGGGCGCCAGGAGGTCATCGACAAGCTCAACGAGGTGGTGGGATACGGCGCCCGGCACCTGCTGCTGAACCCCGCCTTCGACGAGATGGAGCACCTGGACCTGCTCGCCGAAGACGTGGTGCCCCACCTCGGCTAG
- a CDS encoding DUF805 domain-containing protein, translating to MSKPVLEDLFAFSGRRNRKSYNLYQVAMALIGGLGELMVASGEVALVVIGVLVLFALGLSQIAVVTQRFRDFGWTGWTILVFPGLVLLVVLAFSFDWGIGLVWLAIAASIVVTLALMCVPGNRGDNDYGPDPLR from the coding sequence ATGAGCAAACCCGTACTCGAGGATCTGTTTGCATTCTCGGGTCGCAGGAACAGGAAGAGTTACAACCTGTACCAAGTCGCTATGGCGTTGATCGGCGGCCTCGGCGAGTTGATGGTGGCGTCGGGCGAGGTCGCTTTGGTAGTTATAGGCGTACTCGTTCTCTTTGCTCTCGGGTTATCGCAGATTGCCGTGGTAACTCAGAGGTTCAGGGATTTCGGCTGGACGGGTTGGACTATCCTTGTTTTCCCTGGACTCGTTCTCCTCGTTGTCCTTGCGTTTTCGTTCGACTGGGGTATCGGTTTGGTGTGGCTGGCTATTGCGGCGAGCATCGTTGTCACACTGGCGCTCATGTGCGTACCGGGCAATCGGGGCGACAACGACTACGGTCCTGATCCGCTCAGATGA
- the grxC gene encoding glutaredoxin 3 — protein sequence MATIEIYSKSWCPFCRMAKRLLEEKGQEFVEFDVELDAGKYDEMLERSQGRWTVPEVFIDGELIGGFDELRALEASGELDEMLGS from the coding sequence ATGGCAACCATCGAAATCTATAGCAAGTCCTGGTGCCCGTTCTGCCGCATGGCCAAGCGGCTGCTGGAGGAGAAGGGGCAGGAGTTCGTCGAGTTCGACGTGGAGTTGGACGCCGGCAAATACGACGAGATGCTGGAGCGCTCCCAAGGCAGATGGACCGTCCCGGAAGTCTTCATCGACGGCGAACTGATCGGCGGCTTCGACGAGTTGCGGGCGCTGGAAGCCAGCGGCGAGCTCGATGAGATGCTTGGGTCGTGA
- a CDS encoding alpha-ketoacid dehydrogenase subunit beta produces the protein MRNLKYHEAKLEALRELMEEDERVHLIGGTFFSLSPHRLKFAAIEKAWPDRVAAPPISELGFCGLATGAAMAGLRPVVDVTTGSFLFEAWPQVVNEAANVLYMSGGQVRAPVVFHMLHGLRGGGAAQHSASPQAMLWNCPGLEIVLPSSPRDVKGLLKAAVASDNPTVFVDHSNLFETEGPVPEGERMPLGQADVKRPGADVTLIATSFTVQRALAVAEALATEGIDVEVVDPRTLVPFDLDTVMVSVEKTGRVVIADETHQSCGVAAEIAARIAESGFDKLKGPIRRVATLDVPVPYSQPLEEYIGPSEDRIARAIREAAR, from the coding sequence ATGCGAAACCTGAAGTACCACGAGGCGAAACTCGAAGCTCTGCGCGAGCTGATGGAGGAGGACGAGCGCGTCCACCTCATCGGCGGAACGTTTTTCAGCCTGAGTCCGCACCGGCTCAAGTTCGCGGCCATCGAGAAGGCCTGGCCCGATCGCGTGGCGGCGCCGCCCATCTCCGAGCTCGGCTTCTGCGGGCTGGCCACCGGTGCGGCCATGGCCGGGCTGCGGCCGGTGGTGGACGTGACCACGGGCAGCTTCCTTTTCGAAGCCTGGCCCCAGGTGGTGAACGAGGCGGCCAACGTCCTGTACATGTCCGGCGGCCAGGTGCGCGCGCCCGTCGTGTTCCACATGCTGCACGGCCTCAGAGGCGGCGGCGCGGCGCAGCACTCCGCCAGCCCCCAGGCGATGCTGTGGAACTGTCCCGGCCTGGAGATCGTGCTGCCGTCGTCCCCGCGCGACGTGAAGGGCCTCCTCAAGGCCGCGGTGGCCAGCGACAACCCCACGGTCTTCGTCGACCACTCGAACCTCTTCGAGACGGAAGGACCGGTACCGGAGGGCGAACGCATGCCCCTCGGGCAGGCGGACGTGAAGCGACCCGGCGCCGACGTGACCCTGATCGCCACTTCCTTCACGGTCCAGCGCGCCCTCGCCGTGGCCGAAGCTCTTGCAACCGAGGGCATCGACGTGGAGGTGGTGGACCCGCGCACCCTGGTGCCTTTCGACCTCGACACCGTCATGGTCTCGGTGGAGAAGACCGGCCGCGTGGTGATCGCGGACGAGACCCATCAGAGTTGCGGTGTGGCCGCGGAGATCGCCGCGCGCATCGCCGAGAGCGGCTTCGACAAGCTCAAGGGACCGATTCGCCGGGTGGCGACGCTGGACGTGCCGGTCCCCTACAGTCAACCGCTCGAGGAATACATCGGCCCATCGGAAGACCGTATCGCCCGCGCCATCCGGGAAGCCGCGAGGTAA
- a CDS encoding alpha/beta hydrolase, translating to MKILTAILTAITVAASLAASQALADITTRAVTFENEGATLSGTLYLPAAAPGKPLPMVVVTGAWTSVQEQMPRVYAREMVERGFAAFTFDFRGWGKSGDLANQVRYKEDPDAKISDIRAAFRFVSRLPEVDAANINGLGICASSGYMVDAASGNPLVNRVGLVAPWLQNDTLVKAVYGGPKGVAGLISMSRAAEAKGGEIIGAAGPEGAEGVLMPIGGYYYDPKRGAIPEYDNKWNQASWEGWLTYHPADNPQRLDKPLAVVHSEAAAIPDGVKTFIKGFTGEATMQWLEAVTQFDFYDNPEDVRRAADVVAEHFSKG from the coding sequence ATGAAAATTCTTACGGCAATTCTGACAGCGATCACGGTCGCCGCAAGCCTGGCCGCCTCGCAGGCGTTGGCCGACATCACGACGCGCGCCGTCACCTTCGAGAACGAGGGCGCAACTCTGTCCGGCACGCTCTATCTGCCGGCGGCGGCACCCGGCAAGCCTCTGCCGATGGTGGTCGTGACCGGCGCCTGGACCAGCGTCCAGGAACAGATGCCGCGGGTCTATGCCCGGGAGATGGTCGAGCGGGGCTTTGCCGCTTTCACCTTCGACTTCCGCGGCTGGGGCAAGTCCGGCGACTTGGCCAACCAGGTCCGCTACAAGGAAGATCCCGACGCCAAGATCTCGGACATACGCGCGGCCTTCCGGTTCGTTTCGAGGCTGCCCGAAGTCGATGCCGCGAATATCAACGGGCTCGGCATCTGCGCCTCCTCGGGCTACATGGTCGATGCCGCCTCGGGCAATCCGCTGGTCAACCGCGTCGGCCTGGTCGCGCCCTGGCTGCAGAATGACACCCTGGTCAAGGCCGTCTATGGGGGCCCCAAGGGTGTCGCGGGATTGATCTCGATGAGCCGCGCGGCCGAGGCCAAGGGTGGCGAGATCATTGGGGCGGCAGGTCCCGAAGGCGCGGAGGGCGTCCTGATGCCCATCGGCGGCTACTACTACGATCCCAAGCGCGGCGCCATTCCCGAATACGACAACAAGTGGAATCAGGCGTCCTGGGAAGGCTGGCTGACCTATCATCCGGCCGACAATCCCCAGCGTCTGGACAAGCCGCTGGCCGTCGTCCATTCCGAGGCCGCCGCGATCCCCGATGGCGTCAAGACCTTCATCAAGGGGTTCACCGGCGAGGCGACGATGCAATGGCTCGAGGCCGTCACGCAGTTCGACTTCTATGACAATCCCGAGGACGTCCGGCGCGCCGCCGACGTCGTTGCCGAGCATTTCAGCAAGGGCTGA
- a CDS encoding nuclear transport factor 2 family protein — protein MKNLLALAFGGFLMATTVAAAEPTLHVEIVKAITSIAAGADRHDWGRVRSAMADEITTDYTSLFGGEPVTQPADALVKSWAGFLPGFDSTHHMVTNHTVTSAAAGTATAEADFTATHRIGDALWVLGGRYSYRLGKSDSGWIVTSLSMHALWETGDRATLIGQAVERVKAKK, from the coding sequence ATGAAAAATCTACTCGCACTGGCATTCGGAGGCTTTCTGATGGCCACTACCGTCGCCGCCGCGGAACCCACGCTCCATGTCGAGATCGTCAAGGCGATCACCAGCATCGCCGCCGGCGCGGACCGGCATGACTGGGGCCGTGTCCGCTCGGCGATGGCCGACGAGATCACCACCGACTATACGAGCCTCTTCGGCGGCGAGCCGGTGACCCAGCCGGCGGATGCTCTGGTCAAGAGTTGGGCCGGTTTCCTGCCCGGATTCGACAGCACCCATCACATGGTCACGAACCACACCGTCACCAGCGCCGCCGCCGGCACGGCAACCGCCGAGGCGGATTTCACCGCGACACATCGGATCGGCGACGCCCTCTGGGTTCTCGGCGGTCGCTACAGTTATCGACTCGGCAAATCCGACTCGGGGTGGATCGTCACCTCGCTGTCCATGCACGCCCTCTGGGAAACCGGAGACCGCGCCACCCTGATCGGCCAGGCAGTCGAACGCGTCAAGGCAAAGAAATAG
- a CDS encoding OB-fold domain-containing protein translates to MAGKSLPAVNSIDREFWEGAAKGELRLQKCRACGKMQFFPRIACTGCLGGDLEWVPVSGRGKVHTFSLCRVPRNRAFMDEVPIYVAEVELEEGVRMITRIVGDNRDQVTLGAPVTVSFLETEDPDIKLPVFELVS, encoded by the coding sequence ATGGCCGGCAAGAGTCTTCCCGCCGTAAACTCCATTGACCGCGAGTTCTGGGAGGGGGCCGCCAAGGGCGAGTTGCGCCTCCAGAAATGCCGCGCCTGTGGCAAGATGCAGTTCTTCCCGCGCATCGCCTGCACAGGCTGCCTCGGTGGCGACCTGGAGTGGGTGCCGGTGAGCGGCAGGGGCAAGGTGCACACCTTCTCCCTCTGCCGGGTGCCCCGGAACCGCGCCTTCATGGACGAGGTGCCCATCTACGTGGCCGAGGTGGAGCTGGAGGAGGGCGTGCGCATGATCACGCGCATCGTCGGCGACAACCGCGACCAGGTGACCCTGGGCGCCCCGGTCACGGTTTCCTTCCTGGAGACCGAAGACCCCGACATCAAGCTGCCGGTATTCGAACTCGTATCATGA